The following proteins come from a genomic window of Paenibacillus sp. CAA11:
- a CDS encoding hemolysin family protein: MESDRYVLNLVLVALLIGLSAFFVAVEFAAVRLRQSRVDQLVAEGRRNAMAVKKVLNNLDGFLSACQLGITITSLGLGSLAEPTVEKILHPVFEKMHLAESVSGFLSYLIAFVVITYLHVVVGELAPKTMAIRKTEMVMFLTARPIIWFSKIMYPFIWLLNGSANQLVRLFGIKPASEHEEAHSEEELQIILSESYESGKINQSEYGYVSRIFAFDNLLAREIMVPRTDMVCLYTNVSREENLKIIKEQQYTRFPVVQDSKDHVIGVINTKQFFLAYDDHPDLDVSTLIQPALSVPETMPVNDLLKKMQKERTHIAILVDEYGGTSGMVTIEDILEEIVGEIRDEFDGEEEEAVRVLGPDHLVVDGKLSLTQLERHISVGLNPDEWDTVGGWLYAQNDGLQEGEGHRQGDFMFTVVERENTRYLKVEIKVVPQV; the protein is encoded by the coding sequence GTGGAAAGTGATAGGTACGTTTTAAATCTGGTTTTAGTGGCTTTATTAATCGGTTTATCTGCATTCTTCGTCGCGGTTGAATTTGCAGCCGTACGGCTGAGACAGAGCCGGGTGGACCAGCTGGTCGCAGAAGGCCGCAGGAATGCCATGGCGGTCAAGAAAGTGTTAAACAATCTTGACGGCTTTCTCTCTGCTTGTCAGCTGGGAATTACCATTACATCACTGGGTCTTGGATCTCTTGCTGAACCGACAGTTGAGAAAATCCTTCACCCTGTATTCGAGAAGATGCATTTGGCAGAATCCGTGTCCGGATTTCTATCCTACTTAATTGCTTTTGTAGTCATTACGTATCTTCATGTTGTGGTAGGGGAGCTTGCTCCAAAAACAATGGCTATTCGTAAGACAGAGATGGTCATGTTCCTAACTGCACGGCCGATCATTTGGTTCAGCAAAATTATGTATCCCTTTATTTGGCTCCTTAACGGTTCGGCGAACCAATTGGTCCGGTTGTTCGGAATTAAGCCTGCTTCTGAGCATGAAGAGGCACACTCCGAAGAAGAGCTTCAAATTATTCTTAGCGAGAGCTATGAGAGCGGTAAGATCAACCAATCGGAATACGGGTATGTCAGTCGAATTTTTGCCTTCGATAATTTATTAGCCCGGGAGATTATGGTCCCTCGTACCGATATGGTTTGTTTATATACAAATGTATCCAGGGAAGAGAATTTGAAGATTATCAAAGAGCAGCAGTATACGCGCTTTCCGGTTGTTCAGGACAGCAAGGACCACGTTATTGGGGTCATCAATACGAAGCAGTTCTTCCTAGCCTACGATGATCACCCGGATCTCGATGTGTCTACGCTTATTCAACCGGCTCTTTCCGTACCGGAAACGATGCCTGTGAATGATCTGCTTAAGAAGATGCAGAAGGAACGAACGCATATCGCTATCCTCGTCGACGAATATGGCGGCACTTCAGGGATGGTCACCATTGAAGATATTCTTGAAGAAATTGTGGGCGAGATTCGGGATGAATTTGATGGGGAGGAAGAAGAAGCGGTTCGCGTTCTAGGTCCGGATCATCTCGTGGTAGACGGCAAGCTGTCCTTGACACAGCTGGAGCGGCATATTTCCGTCGGTCTGAATCCGGATGAGTGGGATACCGTTGGCGGGTGGCTGTATGCCCAGAACGATGGCTTACAGGAAGGCGAAGGTCACCGTCAAGGCGACTTTATGTTTACAGTAGTTGAACGCGAGAATACTAGATATCTTAAGGTTGAAATTAAGGTGGTGCCTCAAGTATAG
- a CDS encoding HAMP domain-containing protein encodes MSDQERNTGLLNDHMDIGELLNALVAFKKGDFSHRLPYDRTGLAGKVADTFNEIMDMQEKLVEEICSVAKVVGKEGKHTRRFAHKNTGGDWQQVIDSLNGLVVDLIQPTSEMVKVINAVAQGDLTQKVALEFEGRALTGEFKHAATNINMMVNQLSHFASEVTRVAREVSTEGKLGGQANVKEVSGIWRDLTDSVNFMAGTLTDQVRNIAEVTTAVAKGDLSKHITVNARGEILELKNTINTMVDQLSTFASEVTRVAREVGTLGMLGGQAQVKGVAGTWRDLTESVNYMASNLTNQVRNIAVVTTAVANGDLSKKITADVQGEILELKNTINTMVDQLSTFASEVTRVSKEVGSEGKLGGQAEVKGVGGTWKDLTEGVNSMARNLTDQVRNIAEVTTAVAKGDLSKKITVDVRGEILELKNTINTMVDQLSNFASEVTRVAREVGTEGKLGAQAEVKDVSGTWKDLTDTVNYMASNLTVQMRNIAGVTTAVANGDLSKKITVDVKGELLELKNTINTMVDQLSSFASEVTRVAREVGTDGKLGGQAQVNGVGGIWKDLTDNVNIMATNLTDQVRGIAKVVTAVANGNLNQKLTVEAEGEIAELTDTINNMIDTLATFADQVTTVAREVGAEGKLGGQANVPGAAGTWRDLTYNVNYMASTLTTQVRAITNVATAVTKGDLSRTIDVAAAGEVAALKDNINEMIRNLKETTRINTEQDWLKTNLAKFSRLLQGQRDLMAVSRMVLSELAPLVSMQHGVLYINESVDGEPMLRLFASYAYQQRKHLSSTYRAGEGLVGQCLIEKQRILLTNVPNDYVLISSGLGEAPPLNIVLLPIIFEEQVLAVLELASFRAFSEIELALLDQLMESIGIVINTVQANQRTEALLMQSQSLTEELQKQQMELKNTNEELEDKAKLLVLQKAEVESKNNEVEIAKQILEEKAEQLALTSRYKSEFLANMSHELRTPLNSLLLLAEQLAENPDRNLTSNQVKFAQTIQDAGVELLNLINDILDLSKIESGTVFPDYSEVSLPELMDGLDRSFRHMVDDEALQYRLKMDVNVPLVIMTDQKRLQQILKNLLSNAFKFTEQGEVELHIRVAEDGWSEDHSRLNQAPRVICFSIRDIGIGIPEDKQQIIFEAFQQADGGTSRVYGGTGLGLAISKEIASLLGGEITLVSVVNKGSVFNLYLPIEGPTHQQEPESAYIPEVIDITPRELTRTFSARQEEENFEDDRSEIGPNDRVFLIIEDDCKFNEILLGVLHKKGIKAVVSTRGSDALELARRYKPAAITLDLRLGDINGWMIIDQLKNDLSVRHIPICIITVEEDEIALKQKGVYEYVCKPVSHEELENTLDRLNNFADQSVRSLLVIMKDEEARKHLLDMIHGPDLRLTAVTKFQEGLDQLQQTSFDCLLIDNSVDDMSVINFLRDIHRYPRHKNVPMVLYRSQRWELEQESELEELLKSAVIKEVKALVQAMDETSIFLHREAGNLPKDTHDKLIKLHQSDELIKFKKVLVVDDDIRNIFALMTILERHNMKVISAENGQEAIQVLNETPDVEIVLMDIMMPVMDGYETTRLIRQDSRFEKLPIIALTAKAMKGDREACLMAGASDYITKPVNSAQLLATIRHWLDITDTNLKTN; translated from the coding sequence ATGTCTGACCAAGAGCGTAATACCGGATTGCTGAATGATCATATGGATATTGGAGAACTTCTAAATGCATTAGTGGCTTTTAAGAAAGGTGACTTTTCTCATCGGCTGCCCTACGACCGTACAGGACTTGCGGGCAAGGTGGCCGATACGTTTAATGAAATTATGGATATGCAGGAGAAGCTTGTTGAGGAGATTTGCTCGGTTGCCAAAGTTGTCGGCAAGGAAGGGAAGCATACGCGCAGATTTGCTCATAAGAACACTGGAGGAGATTGGCAGCAGGTTATAGATTCGTTAAATGGTCTTGTGGTGGACTTGATTCAGCCTACAAGTGAAATGGTTAAGGTCATCAATGCTGTAGCACAGGGAGATCTGACTCAAAAGGTAGCTCTAGAATTTGAAGGGCGCGCATTGACTGGTGAATTCAAGCATGCGGCTACGAATATAAATATGATGGTGAATCAGCTCAGTCACTTCGCCTCCGAGGTGACCAGAGTGGCACGTGAGGTATCGACAGAAGGCAAGCTGGGCGGTCAGGCGAATGTTAAGGAGGTCTCCGGCATATGGAGGGACCTGACGGATAGTGTGAACTTTATGGCTGGTACATTAACTGATCAGGTGCGCAACATCGCTGAGGTAACCACAGCGGTAGCCAAGGGGGACTTGTCCAAACATATTACGGTCAACGCCAGAGGAGAGATTCTGGAGCTGAAGAACACGATCAATACAATGGTGGATCAGTTGTCTACCTTTGCTTCCGAGGTTACCCGGGTAGCTCGGGAAGTAGGGACGCTGGGGATGCTGGGCGGGCAAGCCCAGGTGAAGGGCGTGGCCGGCACATGGCGTGATTTGACGGAAAGCGTTAACTACATGGCCTCCAATTTAACCAATCAGGTGCGCAATATCGCTGTGGTGACCACAGCGGTCGCTAATGGAGATCTATCGAAGAAGATTACGGCCGATGTACAAGGAGAGATTCTAGAGCTGAAGAATACGATCAATACGATGGTGGATCAGCTGTCAACCTTTGCCTCAGAAGTTACCCGGGTCTCCAAAGAGGTAGGCAGTGAAGGAAAGCTGGGTGGACAGGCCGAGGTGAAGGGAGTTGGAGGCACCTGGAAGGATTTGACCGAAGGCGTGAACAGTATGGCCCGTAATTTGACGGATCAGGTGCGCAATATCGCTGAGGTTACAACCGCTGTCGCCAAAGGGGATCTCTCCAAGAAGATAACGGTAGACGTTCGAGGCGAGATCCTGGAGCTGAAGAATACGATTAATACGATGGTGGATCAGCTCAGCAACTTTGCCTCCGAGGTCACGAGGGTTGCCCGGGAAGTAGGTACAGAAGGGAAGCTTGGGGCACAGGCAGAAGTCAAGGATGTCTCGGGTACGTGGAAAGACTTGACGGATACGGTAAACTATATGGCCAGCAATCTGACGGTACAAATGCGTAATATTGCCGGCGTGACTACAGCGGTGGCCAATGGAGATTTATCGAAGAAGATTACAGTGGATGTGAAGGGCGAGCTCTTGGAGCTGAAGAACACGATCAATACGATGGTAGATCAGCTGAGTTCATTTGCTTCCGAAGTTACCCGTGTAGCCCGCGAAGTAGGAACGGATGGTAAGCTCGGGGGACAAGCCCAGGTGAACGGTGTAGGCGGCATCTGGAAGGACTTAACGGATAACGTTAATATTATGGCGACCAATTTGACAGACCAGGTTAGAGGCATCGCGAAAGTTGTTACTGCCGTAGCTAACGGTAACCTCAATCAGAAGCTGACTGTGGAAGCCGAAGGAGAAATCGCAGAGCTTACAGACACGATCAATAACATGATCGACACGCTGGCTACCTTTGCAGACCAAGTGACCACGGTGGCACGGGAGGTAGGAGCTGAAGGGAAGCTGGGCGGCCAGGCTAATGTTCCGGGAGCTGCGGGTACTTGGCGTGATCTAACCTATAACGTTAACTATATGGCGAGCACGCTGACTACGCAGGTCCGGGCGATTACCAATGTTGCAACGGCGGTGACGAAGGGAGACTTGTCGAGGACGATAGATGTTGCGGCCGCCGGTGAGGTTGCGGCTCTGAAGGACAATATCAACGAAATGATCCGGAATTTGAAGGAGACGACACGTATTAATACAGAGCAGGATTGGCTGAAAACCAATCTTGCTAAGTTCTCCAGGTTGCTGCAGGGTCAAAGGGATCTTATGGCCGTATCCCGGATGGTTTTGTCCGAGCTAGCTCCGCTGGTGTCCATGCAGCATGGTGTCTTGTACATTAATGAATCCGTGGATGGAGAACCTATGCTGAGGCTGTTTGCCAGCTATGCCTATCAGCAGCGCAAACACTTATCTAGTACGTACCGGGCAGGAGAAGGCCTTGTAGGCCAATGCTTGATTGAGAAACAGCGGATTCTCCTGACAAATGTGCCCAATGATTATGTCTTGATCTCATCCGGGCTTGGTGAAGCTCCGCCTCTGAACATTGTCCTGCTGCCGATTATTTTTGAAGAGCAGGTGCTGGCTGTCCTGGAGCTTGCTTCCTTCCGTGCGTTCAGTGAGATTGAGCTTGCCTTGCTTGATCAGCTGATGGAATCCATCGGCATCGTAATCAATACGGTGCAGGCTAACCAGCGAACAGAGGCCCTGCTCATGCAATCCCAATCTTTAACAGAGGAGCTGCAGAAGCAGCAGATGGAATTGAAGAATACGAACGAGGAGCTGGAAGACAAGGCCAAGCTGCTAGTGCTTCAGAAAGCGGAAGTTGAGAGCAAAAATAATGAGGTGGAGATCGCCAAGCAGATTCTGGAGGAGAAGGCGGAGCAGCTAGCGCTGACTTCAAGATACAAATCCGAGTTCCTGGCAAATATGTCTCATGAGCTGCGAACACCGCTTAATTCCTTGCTGCTCCTTGCAGAGCAGCTGGCAGAGAATCCCGATCGTAACCTGACTAGCAATCAGGTGAAGTTTGCGCAGACAATCCAAGATGCAGGAGTAGAGCTGCTGAATCTCATTAACGATATTCTGGACTTATCTAAGATTGAATCGGGTACGGTGTTCCCTGATTACAGCGAAGTCTCGCTTCCTGAATTAATGGACGGGCTGGACCGGTCCTTCCGCCATATGGTGGATGATGAGGCGCTGCAATATCGTCTGAAGATGGATGTGAATGTGCCGCTAGTCATCATGACGGACCAGAAGCGTCTTCAGCAGATCCTCAAAAATCTGCTCTCCAATGCCTTCAAATTCACCGAACAAGGAGAGGTTGAGCTCCATATCCGCGTGGCAGAGGACGGATGGAGTGAAGATCATTCCCGCCTGAATCAGGCTCCGAGGGTCATTTGTTTCTCCATTCGGGATATAGGAATCGGGATCCCTGAAGATAAGCAGCAGATCATATTCGAGGCGTTCCAGCAGGCGGATGGAGGCACCAGCCGCGTCTATGGAGGAACAGGACTTGGACTAGCTATTTCCAAAGAGATTGCATCCTTGCTTGGCGGGGAGATCACGCTGGTGAGTGTCGTGAACAAAGGCAGTGTATTTAACCTCTATCTTCCGATTGAGGGTCCGACTCATCAGCAGGAGCCGGAATCCGCTTATATTCCCGAAGTGATAGATATCACTCCAAGGGAGCTGACGCGTACCTTCTCCGCAAGACAGGAAGAGGAGAATTTTGAGGATGATCGTTCAGAGATTGGACCGAATGACAGGGTGTTTCTCATCATCGAGGACGATTGTAAGTTTAATGAAATATTGCTCGGCGTGCTGCATAAAAAAGGAATAAAGGCCGTAGTAAGCACCCGGGGAAGCGATGCGCTGGAGCTAGCGCGGCGGTATAAGCCTGCAGCAATTACGCTGGATTTGAGGCTTGGTGACATTAATGGCTGGATGATTATCGATCAGCTCAAGAACGACTTGAGCGTGCGTCACATCCCTATTTGTATTATCACGGTCGAGGAAGATGAGATTGCGTTGAAGCAAAAAGGGGTATATGAATATGTCTGCAAACCGGTTTCTCACGAAGAACTGGAGAATACCCTTGACCGCCTTAACAACTTTGCGGATCAATCCGTCCGTTCTTTGCTGGTCATTATGAAAGATGAGGAGGCACGCAAGCACCTTCTCGACATGATCCATGGCCCGGATCTTAGACTTACAGCAGTCACTAAGTTCCAGGAGGGGCTTGATCAGCTGCAGCAAACCTCGTTTGACTGCTTGCTCATTGATAACAGTGTGGACGACATGAGCGTTATCAACTTTTTGCGAGATATACACAGGTATCCTAGGCATAAGAATGTCCCTATGGTACTGTACCGGAGCCAGCGCTGGGAGCTAGAGCAAGAGAGTGAACTTGAGGAGCTTCTTAAGTCAGCGGTGATCAAAGAAGTAAAGGCATTGGTGCAAGCGATGGATGAGACAAGTATCTTCCTGCACCGTGAAGCCGGTAATCTGCCGAAAGACACCCATGATAAATTGATTAAGCTGCATCAGTCAGATGAGCTGATCAAATTCAAGAAGGTGCTGGTAGTTGATGATGACATACGGAACATCTTTGCATTAATGACGATTCTAGAGCGGCATAATATGAAGGTGATCTCGGCGGAGAATGGCCAGGAGGCGATTCAGGTTCTGAACGAAACACCTGATGTGGAGATTGTATTAATGGATATTATGATGCCGGTTATGGACGGATACGAGACTACCCGGTTGATTAGACAGGATTCAAGATTTGAGAAGCTTCCAATCATTGCTCTAACTGCGAAGGCCATGAAGGGTGATCGGGAAGCCTGCCTGATGGCTGGAGCCTCTGACTACATTACGAAGCCTGTGAACAGTGCACAACTGCTCGCCACAATCCGTCATTGGTTGGATATCACGGATACGAATCTTAAGACAAATTAA
- the rpoD gene encoding RNA polymerase sigma factor RpoD: MANDQHTESEFTLEQVKEQLIEQGKSTSSLTSKEIIEKLAPFDQEPDQIDEFFEQLSEMGIDVGNESDDEPSALSHSESDDFRVDDDLTLPPGMKINDPVRMYLKEIGRVPLLSAKEEIELAKRIEEGDEEAKKRLAEANLRLVVSIARRYVGRSMQFLDLIQEGNMGLIKAVEKFDYSKGYKFSTYATWWIRQAITRAIADQARTIRIPVHMVETINKLIRVSRQLLQDLGREPTPEEIAKEMDLTPEKVREIMKVAQEPVSLETPIGEENDSNLGDFIEDSDAPAPADAAAYELLKEQLEDVLDTLTEREENVLRLRFGLDDGRTRTLEEVGKEFGVTRERIRQIEAKALRKLRHPSRSKRLKDFLE; encoded by the coding sequence ATGGCAAACGATCAGCATACAGAATCGGAATTTACGCTTGAACAGGTAAAGGAGCAACTTATTGAGCAGGGTAAATCGACCTCTTCGTTGACTTCCAAAGAAATTATTGAGAAATTAGCTCCCTTTGATCAAGAACCGGATCAGATTGATGAGTTCTTTGAGCAGTTAAGCGAAATGGGAATTGATGTTGGCAATGAATCGGATGATGAGCCAAGTGCTTTGTCACATTCGGAATCGGATGATTTTCGGGTAGACGATGATCTGACCCTGCCGCCAGGAATGAAGATTAACGATCCGGTGCGGATGTATCTTAAGGAAATTGGCCGTGTTCCGCTGTTATCGGCCAAAGAGGAGATCGAACTCGCCAAGCGGATTGAGGAAGGCGACGAAGAAGCGAAGAAGAGACTTGCTGAGGCGAATTTGCGCCTTGTAGTAAGTATTGCCCGCCGTTATGTGGGTCGGAGCATGCAGTTCCTTGACCTGATTCAAGAGGGGAACATGGGACTGATCAAGGCGGTCGAGAAATTCGACTATTCAAAGGGGTACAAATTCAGTACCTACGCCACCTGGTGGATTCGCCAAGCAATCACCCGCGCTATTGCCGACCAAGCGCGGACTATTCGGATTCCGGTTCATATGGTAGAGACCATTAATAAATTAATTCGTGTATCCCGCCAGCTGCTGCAGGATCTCGGACGCGAGCCTACACCGGAAGAAATCGCGAAGGAAATGGATTTGACGCCTGAGAAAGTTAGAGAGATCATGAAGGTTGCCCAAGAGCCAGTCTCTCTGGAGACTCCGATCGGAGAAGAGAATGATTCCAATCTTGGCGACTTTATTGAGGATTCTGATGCACCTGCGCCAGCAGATGCAGCTGCCTACGAGCTTCTTAAGGAGCAGCTTGAGGACGTACTGGATACACTGACCGAGCGTGAAGAGAATGTTCTTCGTTTACGTTTTGGTCTGGATGACGGACGTACTCGTACCCTGGAGGAAGTCGGTAAGGAATTCGGGGTTACCCGGGAGCGGATTCGTCAGATTGAGGCTAAAGCGCTGCGCAAGCTTAGACATCCTAGCCGCAGTAAGCGCCTGAAAGACTTCTTGGAATAG
- a CDS encoding sensor histidine kinase, whose translation MKFKFKKKPAENPQEDVLFRQTQNRLTVQYCIMLTIFLSLFVFCVYTFLRYLITQNQEHALHEFMEQESRYMNYIVADNSDTDLKRALAGNFSNGDGDTYYCILDSNQNLVMGTDNITKSGIQDQILSKLQSWPEGKDYIYVKADLPEHAHFDEHRPASFKERTLLFTAQPLWLGEQLVGTFYLGKDVTSALQILQNLIIVMLLIAILFVGVALLISRHMSKRAMVPIIQSYTRQREFAADASHELRTPLSVLLSSIDTLQMEETLTEEPFTRRVLSNMKDEIKRMSGLTHDLLILARSDASALPLHQEELDLSALAASTFEIVKPLGQIKHLKMEVNTPAQLQVLGDKSRLHQLLLILLDNAVKYTQENGEVTLSVYRVVEKKQNFVCIAVEDTGIGIPSDALDRIFDRFYRVEKSRARQTGAEGGHGLGLSIAQAIVHAHHGTIKAISQPGKGSRFEVRIPLLQQKQAAV comes from the coding sequence TTGAAATTTAAATTTAAAAAGAAACCCGCCGAAAATCCTCAGGAGGATGTTCTGTTTAGGCAGACACAGAATCGGCTAACGGTTCAGTATTGCATCATGCTGACGATATTTCTATCGTTATTTGTCTTTTGTGTCTATACATTTCTTAGATATCTCATCACACAGAACCAAGAGCATGCCCTGCATGAATTCATGGAACAGGAATCCAGATACATGAACTATATTGTAGCCGATAACTCAGACACCGATTTAAAACGGGCGCTTGCTGGGAATTTTTCCAACGGAGATGGTGACACCTATTATTGCATCTTGGACTCCAACCAAAATCTGGTGATGGGAACCGATAATATAACCAAAAGCGGAATTCAAGATCAAATCTTAAGCAAACTTCAATCTTGGCCTGAAGGCAAAGATTATATATATGTGAAGGCCGATCTCCCAGAGCACGCCCACTTTGATGAGCACCGTCCGGCTTCTTTCAAGGAAAGAACCCTTTTGTTCACCGCTCAGCCCCTATGGCTTGGAGAACAGCTGGTCGGTACATTTTATTTAGGAAAGGATGTCACTTCCGCACTTCAGATTTTGCAAAATCTGATTATCGTTATGCTCCTCATAGCTATCCTCTTTGTAGGAGTTGCATTATTGATAAGCCGGCATATGTCCAAACGTGCGATGGTTCCCATTATTCAATCTTATACAAGACAGCGTGAGTTCGCAGCCGATGCCTCTCATGAGCTTCGTACTCCTCTAAGCGTACTGTTATCTTCAATAGACACACTGCAAATGGAGGAGACCTTAACGGAGGAACCCTTTACTCGCCGAGTGCTCTCCAATATGAAAGACGAGATAAAGCGTATGTCCGGGTTAACCCATGACCTCCTTATACTCGCTCGATCGGATGCATCTGCACTTCCACTTCATCAGGAGGAGCTTGATCTGTCAGCCCTCGCAGCAAGTACATTTGAAATCGTCAAACCATTAGGTCAGATTAAACACCTTAAAATGGAGGTAAATACGCCTGCCCAATTGCAAGTGTTAGGCGATAAGAGCCGACTTCACCAGCTGCTCCTTATCCTCCTTGATAACGCGGTGAAGTATACGCAGGAGAACGGAGAGGTCACACTTTCGGTTTATCGGGTTGTGGAGAAAAAACAAAACTTCGTCTGCATTGCCGTAGAAGACACCGGGATCGGTATTCCGTCTGACGCGCTGGACCGAATTTTCGACCGATTCTACCGGGTGGAGAAATCCAGAGCCCGGCAAACAGGAGCAGAAGGCGGACATGGCCTGGGGCTGTCGATCGCCCAAGCCATTGTTCACGCTCATCATGGAACAATCAAGGCTATCAGTCAACCCGGGAAGGGCAGCAGGTTCGAAGTGCGAATTCCCTTATTGCAACAAAAACAAGCGGCCGTATAG
- a CDS encoding response regulator transcription factor, with product MNILLAEDDVRLGELIVHMLKKKAGYHTDWVTTGNEALEQAFSAAYQLLILDWMMPDGDGVFVCKELRKEGYMGAILMLTARDTLSDRIEGLDAGADDYLVKPFELDELLARIRALSRRNYAPIQEEEVHLGEGLLSRNHQKILFSQGEVQLTPREFQLLDLLIRNKGLVLSREVILERIWGLEAEVNMKTIDATVKLLRKKLSPFEHEDIIESVRGVGYKLEI from the coding sequence ATGAACATTTTGCTCGCTGAAGATGACGTGCGTTTAGGAGAACTTATTGTTCATATGCTTAAGAAAAAAGCCGGCTACCACACTGACTGGGTGACCACTGGGAACGAAGCCTTAGAGCAGGCTTTCTCCGCTGCCTATCAGCTGCTGATTCTGGATTGGATGATGCCTGACGGTGATGGAGTCTTTGTCTGCAAAGAGCTAAGAAAAGAAGGCTATATGGGAGCTATCCTGATGCTCACGGCTAGGGACACCCTGTCCGACCGGATTGAAGGGCTCGACGCAGGCGCTGATGATTATCTGGTCAAACCGTTTGAGCTGGACGAGCTGCTTGCTCGGATACGGGCTTTATCACGCAGAAATTATGCTCCAATTCAGGAGGAGGAAGTCCATCTTGGCGAAGGTCTCCTCAGCCGCAATCACCAGAAGATTCTGTTCTCGCAAGGAGAAGTACAGCTAACTCCTAGAGAATTTCAGCTACTGGATCTGCTTATCAGGAACAAGGGGCTTGTCCTAAGTCGTGAAGTGATCCTGGAGAGGATTTGGGGACTGGAGGCCGAGGTAAATATGAAGACGATCGATGCGACGGTCAAGCTTTTGCGGAAGAAGTTAAGCCCATTCGAGCATGAAGATATTATCGAAAGCGTTAGAGGGGTTGGATATAAGCTTGAAATTTAA
- a CDS encoding FAD:protein FMN transferase, with the protein MAIRFNAMNTDIALYGTDETAGLRARSWFSFVENTLSRFKEDSELTKLNRAGGRIYLASPLLYKVAETADYYFRQTSGLFNPYLGANLSGWGYSASFEKLGELSRPKPFVPSITPKNELEPAIFNPGQRSIQLQPQIQIDLGGIAKGWSAHKLSEMLKKEGWDSGLIDAGGDIASWSSGGGVREIAVAHPLKADLDIAVLKLNRSAGIATSSTQKRRWLDQTGRELHHLLDPRTGMPSKSDLIQVTVVARSLLIAEVYAKCLLILGTAGSRELLNHQLTDLGMIAVTQSGEILVHGNVEGELCKGRASL; encoded by the coding sequence ATGGCTATTCGGTTTAATGCGATGAACACGGATATTGCTTTATATGGTACGGACGAAACTGCGGGTCTTAGGGCAAGGTCATGGTTTTCCTTTGTGGAGAATACCCTCAGTCGGTTTAAGGAAGACAGTGAATTGACAAAATTGAACCGGGCAGGTGGCCGCATATATCTAGCTTCTCCCCTTCTTTACAAGGTTGCGGAGACCGCTGATTATTATTTCAGACAAACTTCAGGGTTGTTTAATCCTTATCTCGGAGCGAACCTGTCTGGCTGGGGGTACTCAGCAAGCTTTGAAAAGTTGGGGGAATTGTCCCGACCCAAGCCCTTCGTTCCATCCATAACACCAAAAAATGAGCTGGAGCCTGCGATATTTAATCCGGGACAGCGGAGTATCCAGCTGCAACCACAGATACAGATTGACTTGGGAGGCATCGCCAAGGGGTGGAGTGCTCATAAGCTCTCTGAGATGCTGAAGAAGGAGGGCTGGGATAGCGGCTTAATAGACGCAGGAGGAGATATTGCGAGTTGGTCCTCAGGTGGAGGGGTTCGTGAAATCGCGGTCGCTCATCCGCTAAAGGCTGATCTGGACATAGCTGTGCTGAAGCTGAACCGCTCTGCCGGTATAGCTACCAGCAGTACACAAAAGCGCAGATGGCTGGATCAGACAGGCCGAGAGCTTCATCATTTACTTGACCCGAGGACAGGAATGCCTAGTAAGTCCGATTTGATTCAGGTTACGGTAGTAGCCCGCAGTCTTCTTATTGCAGAAGTCTACGCGAAATGTCTGCTAATCCTGGGAACGGCAGGCAGCCGAGAATTGTTGAATCACCAGCTGACCGATTTGGGAATGATCGCAGTGACCCAGAGCGGGGAGATTCTGGTTCATGGCAATGTGGAAGGGGAATTATGCAAAGGGAGGGCTTCTTTATGA
- a CDS encoding ferric reductase-like transmembrane domain-containing protein, with protein sequence MITWFENLGDYLNVWNTVRAAGITSYLLLFVSMIAGMMQGTPLVQGKRKGTINLIHQASGWFGLLFGMVHGMVLYFDQHVGYQPLEILVPFMSHSHPILNGLGTLVIYLMALLIISSDLMKCIGRKVWRSIHVLAFPAFVMALVHGLLLGSDSSDKGIRLMYAVTGGATAAMFIWRIYVQKKLTARKMSAQG encoded by the coding sequence ATGATCACATGGTTTGAGAACCTTGGGGATTATCTAAATGTATGGAATACAGTTAGAGCGGCGGGAATTACATCTTACTTGCTGTTGTTCGTATCTATGATCGCAGGAATGATGCAGGGCACCCCTCTGGTTCAAGGGAAAAGAAAAGGGACGATCAATCTTATCCACCAGGCTTCAGGCTGGTTTGGCTTATTATTCGGAATGGTTCATGGCATGGTGCTCTATTTTGATCAGCACGTAGGGTATCAGCCGCTGGAAATACTAGTTCCGTTTATGTCACATAGCCATCCGATCCTGAACGGGCTGGGCACCTTGGTGATCTATCTAATGGCGCTGTTAATAATCAGCTCGGATCTGATGAAGTGTATTGGCCGTAAGGTATGGCGAAGCATCCATGTCTTAGCCTTCCCTGCTTTTGTCATGGCACTGGTTCACGGGCTGCTGCTTGGCTCAGATTCTTCTGACAAAGGAATTAGGCTTATGTATGCAGTCACCGGCGGGGCTACGGCAGCAATGTTTATATGGAGAATCTATGTGCAGAAGAAGCTGACTGCACGGAAGATGTCCGCACAGGGGTAA